One window from the genome of Leuconostoc suionicum encodes:
- a CDS encoding glycoside hydrolase family 73 protein: MQSRKERHQHEIKNAEAIEKGLDPFADTMNSGNKSGNPRKKRKKPNRLILLLLLLVIVIGLFFGLKVLLTDNTAALDPNDTTFKTVKIPSGSTPSQMAKALQKQKVIKSSEAFYKYSLKHGAEDLQAGTYKISPSQTVQLIFKQMTLGPNAGPQLGKGYVLVATGQDRSAIAKNVASETKLSQDKVNKAFSDKSIIAKMKAKYPDLLKNMSSKSSLADYVYPAAYDLNKVTDVTDLMTKLLATSDKQLKSYYKDLNKDGINKPAVITLMATSGKSEFEHRLAFVNKIAPYAQTLSKKYGILASISIAQAAHESNWDNSKLSSKYNNYFGVKTQDETAGKSVVLETTEYVDGKPETQKARFAVYSNWKDSMKEHAETLVNGNTWNPNQFQDVLDAKNYKEAAKALYKDSYATDVNYPKLIINLVETWNLQRFDK; encoded by the coding sequence ATGCAGTCCAGAAAAGAAAGACATCAGCATGAGATCAAAAATGCTGAGGCGATTGAGAAAGGCCTCGATCCATTTGCTGATACAATGAATAGTGGGAATAAGAGCGGTAACCCTAGAAAAAAACGTAAAAAGCCTAATCGTCTGATATTACTTTTGTTACTTTTAGTCATAGTGATAGGTTTGTTTTTCGGATTAAAAGTTTTATTGACAGATAATACAGCTGCATTAGATCCGAATGACACAACGTTTAAAACTGTGAAAATACCATCCGGATCTACACCCTCTCAGATGGCAAAAGCATTGCAAAAACAAAAAGTTATTAAAAGTTCTGAGGCCTTTTACAAATATTCATTAAAGCACGGTGCTGAAGATCTCCAAGCAGGTACTTATAAAATATCACCTTCTCAAACGGTTCAATTGATTTTCAAACAGATGACGCTAGGACCTAATGCTGGACCACAATTGGGCAAAGGATATGTTTTGGTAGCAACGGGTCAGGATCGGTCGGCTATTGCCAAAAACGTTGCTAGTGAGACTAAATTGTCACAAGATAAAGTGAATAAGGCATTTAGTGATAAATCTATTATTGCTAAAATGAAGGCAAAGTATCCTGATTTATTGAAAAATATGTCTTCTAAGAGTAGCTTGGCAGATTATGTTTACCCAGCTGCCTACGATTTAAATAAAGTGACAGATGTTACTGATTTAATGACGAAATTGTTGGCAACTTCAGATAAACAACTAAAGTCGTATTATAAAGACTTGAATAAAGATGGTATAAATAAGCCTGCTGTTATAACATTGATGGCTACTTCGGGTAAAAGCGAATTCGAACATCGTTTGGCTTTTGTCAATAAAATTGCACCATATGCTCAGACACTCAGTAAAAAATATGGTATCTTAGCATCAATATCGATAGCTCAAGCAGCACACGAATCAAACTGGGATAACTCAAAACTATCATCTAAATACAATAACTATTTTGGTGTTAAAACTCAGGATGAGACAGCAGGAAAATCAGTTGTTTTGGAAACAACTGAGTATGTTGATGGGAAACCTGAGACACAAAAAGCGCGTTTTGCTGTGTATAGCAATTGGAAAGATAGCATGAAAGAACATGCTGAAACATTAGTGAATGGTAATACTTGGAATCCTAATCAATTCCAAGATGTGTTGGATGCAAAGAACTACAAGGAAGCTGCTAAAGCTCTGTATAAAGATTCATACGCAACCGATGTTAATTATCCAAAATTGATTATAAATTTGGTCGAAACATGGAATTTACAACGTTTTGATAAATAA
- a CDS encoding GRP family sugar transporter, which yields MSLAIILALVPALAWGSVGIVNTKMGGTAGQQTLGMTFGALIFGLATMFFFVMPRHIELSSHIWVVGVVSGLVWAVGTAGQFLAIKDLGVSLAIPLSTAGQIVANALMAAAVLGEWKTAKMWAIGVISIITVVIGATLISARDKAKNSEGIEAQEQKKDWTKGLIYLIVSTIGFMFYFVLPNFLNKVGYISDAIKARGNGVDYMTAIVGPQAIGQVIGAFLIVVFVLKESSIMFKLPTWRNIVTGLVWAAGNIFMFISAANPDVGQTIATTFSQLGIIVGTFGGIYILGEKKSSYQMKLIVIGTILVVIGAIIIGNIYTFA from the coding sequence ATGAGTTTAGCAATCATACTGGCTTTAGTGCCGGCACTAGCTTGGGGTTCCGTTGGAATCGTCAATACAAAAATGGGAGGGACAGCCGGTCAACAGACATTAGGCATGACCTTTGGTGCTTTGATATTTGGCCTAGCAACAATGTTTTTCTTTGTAATGCCACGCCACATCGAATTAAGCAGTCATATTTGGGTTGTCGGTGTCGTTTCTGGTTTGGTTTGGGCAGTTGGAACAGCAGGGCAGTTTTTGGCTATTAAGGATTTGGGCGTTTCGCTTGCTATTCCATTGTCAACAGCCGGTCAAATTGTAGCAAATGCTTTAATGGCGGCCGCTGTCCTAGGTGAATGGAAAACTGCTAAAATGTGGGCAATTGGTGTGATCTCAATCATTACTGTTGTTATCGGTGCAACTTTGATTTCAGCTCGTGATAAAGCAAAAAACAGCGAAGGAATCGAAGCACAAGAGCAAAAAAAGGACTGGACTAAAGGGCTTATCTACCTGATTGTTTCAACTATCGGATTCATGTTCTATTTTGTTTTACCAAACTTCTTAAATAAAGTTGGTTACATTTCTGATGCAATTAAAGCACGTGGTAATGGTGTCGATTATATGACTGCCATTGTTGGACCACAAGCTATCGGTCAAGTTATTGGCGCCTTTCTGATTGTTGTCTTTGTTCTGAAAGAATCAAGTATCATGTTTAAGTTACCAACTTGGCGTAACATTGTAACAGGTCTAGTTTGGGCTGCTGGTAATATTTTCATGTTCATCTCAGCTGCCAATCCTGATGTTGGTCAAACCATCGCAACGACATTCTCACAATTAGGTATTATTGTTGGTACTTTTGGTGGTATCTATATATTAGGAGAAAAGAAGTCAAGTTATCAAATGAAGTTAATTGTGATTGGTACAATATTAGTTGTTATTGGCGCAATTATCATCGGCAATATTTATACTTTCGCATAA
- the comGC gene encoding competence type IV pilus major pilin ComGC, protein MTIFKKSKKAFTLIEAAIVLFIISLLMLLILPNLNAQRKHAIENHATAMVSTVQTQIDLYQNDHPNQDNVTLAALKSENYLTEKQFQKAQDLKIIIVHNEARK, encoded by the coding sequence ATGACCATTTTTAAGAAATCAAAAAAAGCATTTACATTAATTGAAGCAGCAATTGTACTCTTTATTATTAGTTTATTAATGTTACTTATTCTGCCAAATTTAAATGCACAGCGTAAACACGCTATAGAAAACCATGCGACAGCGATGGTATCAACTGTTCAAACACAAATTGATTTATATCAAAATGACCATCCCAATCAGGATAATGTGACTCTCGCTGCACTAAAGTCAGAAAATTATTTAACTGAGAAACAGTTTCAAAAAGCACAAGATCTTAAAATAATAATTGTTCATAATGAAGCACGCAAATAG
- a CDS encoding acetate/propionate family kinase, with translation MAKTMAVNAGSSSLKFQLLEMPAEQVIAQGVIERIGMDDAIVTIKYGAEINAERLVGHSEDDEHITLSKDGKGKKYENVTAIKNHQQAINFMLQKLTDLGIIKDFNEITGVGHRVVAGGEWFNHSVVVTDEVLAKIDRLADYAPLHNPANAMGIRAFQKLLPDALSVAVFDTSFHQTMPDENFLYALPYEYYTRYGARKYGAHGTSHRYVASRAAELLGKDLKSLKLITLHLGAGASITAIKDGKSLDTSMGFSPLAGVAMATRSGDVDASLVYYIQEREGLTNEEMLNILNKKSGLLGISTISSDMRDLLDVQDTNEHANMAIRIFINRVVKYVGQYVAEMGGVDAIVFTAGIGENSVPVRKMIIDKLNYFGVKLDEEKNNVRGKEVEISTNDSKVKALLIPTNEELMIARDVESLKA, from the coding sequence ATGGCTAAAACAATGGCTGTTAACGCAGGTAGTTCATCACTAAAGTTTCAATTATTAGAGATGCCTGCAGAACAAGTAATTGCACAAGGTGTTATCGAACGCATTGGTATGGACGATGCAATAGTAACGATTAAATACGGTGCAGAAATCAATGCAGAGCGCTTGGTTGGCCATTCAGAAGATGACGAACATATTACTTTGTCCAAAGACGGCAAAGGTAAGAAGTATGAAAACGTTACTGCAATTAAAAACCACCAACAAGCTATTAACTTCATGTTGCAAAAGTTAACAGATCTGGGGATTATTAAGGACTTTAATGAAATTACTGGTGTCGGACATCGTGTTGTTGCTGGTGGTGAATGGTTTAATCATTCCGTGGTAGTAACAGATGAAGTACTGGCTAAAATTGATCGTCTTGCAGATTATGCACCGCTTCACAACCCAGCCAATGCTATGGGAATTCGTGCTTTCCAGAAGCTTCTTCCTGATGCATTGTCAGTGGCAGTCTTTGATACTTCTTTCCATCAAACAATGCCAGATGAAAACTTTCTTTATGCCTTACCCTATGAATACTACACACGTTATGGTGCTCGCAAGTATGGTGCGCATGGCACATCGCACCGATATGTTGCATCGCGTGCAGCCGAACTACTTGGAAAAGACCTGAAGAGCTTGAAATTGATTACATTACATTTGGGTGCAGGTGCATCAATTACGGCTATTAAGGATGGTAAGTCATTAGATACTTCTATGGGATTTTCTCCTTTAGCGGGTGTTGCTATGGCAACGCGTTCAGGAGATGTCGATGCCTCACTAGTCTATTATATTCAAGAACGTGAAGGACTAACTAATGAAGAGATGTTGAATATATTGAATAAAAAGTCCGGCTTGCTTGGTATTTCAACGATTTCAAGTGATATGCGCGATTTACTAGATGTTCAGGACACTAATGAACACGCCAACATGGCTATTAGAATATTTATTAATCGTGTTGTTAAATATGTGGGACAGTATGTTGCTGAAATGGGAGGCGTTGATGCCATCGTATTTACAGCAGGAATTGGTGAAAACTCGGTCCCAGTTCGTAAAATGATTATTGATAAATTAAACTACTTTGGTGTGAAATTAGATGAAGAAAAAAATAATGTTCGCGGCAAAGAAGTTGAAATATCTACGAATGACTCCAAGGTCAAAGCCTTGTTGATCCCAACCAATGAAGAACTAATGATTGCTAGAGATGTTGAATCTTTGAAAGCATAG
- the comGA gene encoding competence type IV pilus ATPase ComGA, translating into MLFCAKRYLNSYDTVSSKKRKELIMEINQLLDNAVVEEVSDIYILPNNDRFIIKFHTGGSIVTQEYLENKAAEKMISAIKYRAKMNISERRRPQLGRFQKQDIWIRVSTVGDFLNRETVVLRIIYPAQHAQNWLAEKQFNEMSLKLPDSGLFLISGPTGSGKTTTLYHLLKSIAENKLVLTIEDPVEINAPEFVQLQVNETAGIDYTELIKVALRHRPEILLIGEIRDAKTAQAVIQAALSGHLVFSTIHAMSTKDVALRLLELGVDKSQLEAALTKIVYQRLVPTTDNKQAAVADFVEGMPLKNSPKFTNRWRETLADAVKEGKITNETYQKFSAL; encoded by the coding sequence ATGCTTTTTTGTGCGAAAAGATATCTAAACTCGTATGATACTGTGAGCTCAAAAAAGAGAAAGGAGTTAATAATGGAAATTAATCAATTACTTGATAACGCTGTTGTTGAGGAAGTTAGTGATATTTACATATTGCCTAACAATGATAGGTTTATTATAAAGTTTCATACTGGTGGTTCAATAGTAACTCAAGAATATTTGGAAAATAAAGCTGCTGAAAAAATGATTTCAGCTATTAAATATCGTGCTAAGATGAATATTTCTGAGCGGAGAAGACCACAACTCGGACGTTTTCAAAAACAGGATATTTGGATACGTGTTTCAACTGTGGGAGATTTTTTGAATCGAGAAACGGTTGTTTTACGGATAATTTATCCTGCACAGCATGCGCAAAATTGGTTGGCAGAAAAGCAATTTAATGAGATGTCATTAAAGTTACCTGATTCAGGACTATTTTTAATTTCAGGACCAACGGGATCAGGTAAAACAACAACACTTTATCATTTATTAAAAAGCATTGCAGAAAATAAATTAGTATTAACCATTGAAGATCCCGTAGAAATTAATGCCCCAGAGTTTGTGCAGTTGCAGGTTAACGAAACAGCGGGCATTGACTATACAGAATTAATTAAAGTAGCTTTACGCCACCGACCTGAAATCTTACTAATCGGAGAAATTCGTGATGCCAAAACAGCTCAAGCTGTGATACAAGCGGCTTTGAGTGGACATTTAGTATTTAGTACTATTCACGCAATGTCAACAAAAGATGTTGCTTTACGTTTGTTGGAACTAGGTGTTGATAAAAGTCAGCTTGAAGCAGCACTAACAAAAATTGTTTATCAAAGGCTAGTGCCCACGACAGATAATAAGCAAGCTGCCGTTGCTGACTTTGTAGAAGGAATGCCTTTAAAAAATTCACCAAAATTTACTAATAGATGGCGAGAAACGCTGGCGGATGCCGTGAAAGAAGGAAAGATAACAAATGAAACCTATCAAAAGTTTAGCGCGCTTTAA
- a CDS encoding prepilin-type N-terminal cleavage/methylation domain-containing protein has protein sequence MKNDGFTLVEALISLFIASLVLISLQFVVPLLKQISDAPKGTVLQTITHQLETQKYTITSATLTSARLKSYEGKDMYLEVKNDKLQLSGSSAGQIILMQNVTDLAVDNSNNYLNLTITTNKGKFSSILHLKKTVQNE, from the coding sequence ATGAAAAATGATGGATTTACATTGGTAGAAGCTTTGATATCATTGTTTATAGCTTCGTTAGTTTTGATTTCTTTACAGTTTGTTGTTCCGCTCCTAAAGCAAATCTCTGATGCTCCAAAGGGAACAGTACTGCAAACCATCACGCATCAACTCGAAACACAAAAATATACTATAACGTCAGCAACATTGACATCAGCGAGACTCAAAAGCTATGAGGGTAAAGATATGTATCTTGAAGTCAAAAATGATAAATTACAATTAAGTGGCAGTAGTGCGGGCCAGATAATTTTAATGCAAAACGTAACAGATTTGGCGGTGGATAATAGCAATAATTACTTAAACTTAACAATTACAACTAACAAAGGTAAATTTTCAAGTATACTACATTTAAAGAAGACGGTACAAAATGAATAA
- a CDS encoding type II secretion system protein, which yields MKHANSGFTLIESAVTLAIVSLLLFVGVQTSAHPKTDTQQWLATFQTYWQNARLTAQHEQKTVEVIFDEKEVRLNNQVLVYPAGIKKDTRQKINVLTTGYVAPTTVTLTGEQTIKLIFSLGGGEYRVETNNSK from the coding sequence ATGAAGCACGCAAATAGTGGGTTTACATTAATCGAGTCAGCTGTAACATTAGCGATTGTGAGTTTGCTGCTTTTTGTCGGGGTACAAACATCGGCGCACCCCAAAACAGACACTCAACAATGGCTAGCAACATTTCAAACCTACTGGCAAAACGCAAGACTAACAGCACAACATGAACAAAAAACAGTTGAGGTTATTTTTGATGAGAAGGAAGTTAGACTTAATAATCAAGTATTAGTTTATCCAGCAGGTATAAAAAAAGATACGCGACAAAAAATAAATGTCTTAACAACAGGCTATGTTGCACCAACCACAGTGACACTAACAGGAGAACAGACGATAAAACTAATATTTAGTCTTGGAGGAGGAGAATATCGTGTTGAAACAAATAATTCAAAATAA
- a CDS encoding class I SAM-dependent methyltransferase, which produces MTQEKIAQYFDALTRASQSLVKDTNISYIDALIEILEDINSHTVHREFDKPSNDVVQIIQSTIDMNWSLLSPAEKRKALQLAVLKANREDQIPSNYQITPDGIGYLLADFINQTAGLRDGDTIIDMNVGSGNLLWTINEMLDVSIKRVGIDNDETQLALASATDEIINSDETTLYKEDTISVEDAPKAKVVIADLPVGYYPLQPSDKFITRNQNGYSFVHHLLIEKSLDFVTDDGWIYLLVPANILNGDEAKKILQFVTSQAQLKAFLQLPNEFFQDPRAAKAILVLKKQKSKNSEVLMGQYPSLKDLKSLQNFLQEIKAWVKLENE; this is translated from the coding sequence ATGACACAAGAAAAAATAGCACAATATTTTGATGCTTTAACTAGGGCTTCGCAATCTTTGGTTAAAGACACGAACATCAGTTATATCGATGCACTAATTGAGATACTTGAAGATATTAATTCGCATACTGTCCATCGTGAATTTGATAAGCCAAGTAACGATGTGGTGCAAATAATACAGTCAACAATTGATATGAACTGGTCTTTATTATCACCAGCTGAAAAACGCAAAGCACTACAGTTGGCTGTTTTGAAAGCTAATCGTGAGGATCAAATTCCTTCTAATTATCAGATTACTCCCGATGGAATTGGCTATTTGCTGGCTGATTTTATTAACCAGACAGCCGGGTTACGAGATGGCGATACGATTATCGACATGAACGTTGGTTCAGGTAATCTTTTATGGACAATAAATGAGATGCTAGACGTGTCAATTAAACGCGTGGGGATTGACAATGATGAAACACAACTAGCGCTCGCGTCCGCCACAGATGAAATAATCAATAGCGATGAAACAACTCTATACAAAGAGGATACCATCAGCGTAGAAGATGCTCCTAAAGCCAAAGTTGTTATAGCTGATTTACCGGTTGGGTATTATCCACTTCAGCCAAGTGACAAATTTATAACTCGTAATCAAAATGGATATTCTTTTGTTCATCATCTACTTATTGAAAAGTCATTGGACTTTGTTACAGATGATGGATGGATATACCTACTTGTACCCGCAAATATTTTGAACGGCGATGAAGCAAAGAAAATACTACAATTTGTTACATCACAAGCACAACTTAAAGCGTTTCTACAATTGCCAAACGAATTTTTCCAAGATCCGCGTGCAGCAAAAGCTATTTTAGTGCTTAAAAAGCAAAAATCTAAAAATAGTGAAGTACTCATGGGTCAATATCCTTCGCTCAAGGATTTGAAATCATTGCAAAATTTTTTGCAAGAAATCAAAGCGTGGGTTAAACTAGAGAATGAGTAA
- a CDS encoding type II secretion system F family protein, with protein MKPIKSLARFNKRDQVLFFQELGELLSSGYSIAQSIDILASAHQKWQSILSQVQEGLSTGQPFYQALEAFISPNILLQLRLSDQHGNVSNTLVRIGQTLAKFQQQQNKLSQVMRYPIILLGILGLLLIGLKCFLYPMINQWRETNQEATNYPYVFMFCTGILALIFLTLWLWYWHHLSSIQQLNILAKLPFMGTVVRSIVTYQISQQLSMLMFSGLTLPEIIDEVAQQNNKSYAVALAHDIQKQLKLGGNVERYILSQSFVNDSLAGYFIRGHKPKVLARYLDYYSKTQFQLLMQQTDRFIGTLQPLFFGIIGVAIVGLYISMLLPMYQTIGGLYQ; from the coding sequence ATGAAACCTATCAAAAGTTTAGCGCGCTTTAATAAGCGGGACCAGGTATTATTTTTTCAAGAGCTGGGTGAGCTCCTATCATCTGGCTATAGTATCGCGCAGAGTATTGATATTTTAGCTAGTGCACATCAAAAATGGCAATCAATCCTTAGTCAGGTTCAGGAGGGTTTATCAACAGGGCAACCATTCTATCAAGCTCTCGAGGCATTTATTAGTCCAAATATTTTATTACAATTGCGGTTATCAGACCAACATGGGAATGTTTCCAATACACTGGTTCGAATTGGGCAGACCCTTGCCAAATTTCAACAACAACAAAACAAATTATCACAGGTCATGCGTTATCCAATTATTTTATTGGGTATCCTCGGTTTGTTGCTGATTGGACTAAAATGTTTTTTATATCCAATGATCAATCAATGGCGAGAAACTAATCAAGAAGCGACTAATTATCCGTATGTATTTATGTTCTGCACCGGTATCTTAGCTTTAATCTTCTTAACACTGTGGTTATGGTATTGGCATCATTTATCATCGATCCAACAATTAAATATACTAGCTAAATTGCCGTTTATGGGGACGGTAGTGCGCAGTATTGTTACTTATCAAATTAGCCAACAATTATCAATGTTAATGTTTAGTGGACTAACGTTACCAGAAATTATTGATGAAGTTGCACAACAAAATAATAAATCGTACGCAGTTGCGCTTGCGCATGATATTCAAAAACAGCTCAAATTAGGCGGTAATGTCGAAAGATATATATTATCACAGTCATTTGTTAATGATTCATTGGCTGGATATTTTATTCGTGGGCATAAGCCTAAGGTGCTTGCTCGCTATCTCGATTATTATTCAAAAACACAATTTCAATTACTTATGCAACAAACTGACCGCTTTATCGGTACACTACAACCATTATTCTTTGGTATTATTGGCGTTGCAATTGTTGGTCTTTATATAAGCATGCTATTACCAATGTATCAAACAATCGGAGGACTATATCAATGA